The sequence CATCTGACGCATGTAACCGTAACCGAACAGCACGGCCAGCGGAATCAGGAGAAGAAGATAGCCGAAATGTTCAGGCCAGGCGAAACACATGCGAAATCATATTTATGATTACCATCGTCACTATCAGTTTTATCACGGAACCCTGAGCAGCCGTGTGTTGGAAAGCATCGCCTCAAACAAGAGCAGGAACAGAGCCGGAAGAAGAAGCTGCACAAACATTCCCGATTTATTGCTGGTAACGGGACTCGTCAACTCGCTTTTTTCAAGCCGGTCTATGGACTCAAAGGCCTCGGCAAGCGATGCGGAAGTTCCTGCCCGGAAGTAACGACCCCCAGCCGTTAGGGCGACACGACGAAGCTCCCCTTCATCGAGAGCTGACGAAGCAGAAGACGCGGAACCGGCCCCTGCCGTATAGATCCTGATGCCCTGTGCGGCAGCGAAGGAGGCCGCTGTTACGGGGTCGATTTCTCCGGCATTGGAGACGCCGTCACTGAACAGGATAATGACTTTTTGGTCGGACTGCGAAGCCCGGAGCCGGTTGACGGCAATGAGAACGGCGGTCCCGACAGCCGTACCCTCATCGCGGATGACGTCGGGCGAAACATTGTCGATAAGCATCCCGGTCACCCGGTGATCGAGCGTAAGCGGAGAGAGCGTGTATCCTTTTCCCTTGAACACCACAACCCCGATACGGTCGTTCGAGTGCCGGGTGACAAACTCACGGGCAACCGATTTCACCGCATCGAGACGACTGCGTCCACCTGCATCTTTCAGCTGCATCGATTCGGAAATATCGAGCGCAAGTATCACGTCTATGCCGCGGGAGTGCGCAACCGTCTGTTTCACCACAAGCTGCGGACGGGTCATGGCCGCCACGCCGAGCACCAGCGCCGTCCAGCGCAGCCATTCGGGAAGCCGCCGCAGAAGCAGCGGGGCCTCGAGTCCCTCGTGCCGCAGCCGCTCGACATCGGGAAACGTCACCGCGGCAACGCGTCCCTTTTGCTCCTGCCGGCGCATCCACCATGCAGCAAGGGCAAGCAGCGGCAGCAGCAGCAGCCACAGCGGTTCATCCAGCTCGATACGGGGTATGTGCGAAATCCACTCCTGCATTGCTCTCACCCCCCTCCGTCCCGCCCGGAACCGATGAGATCCTCGGCCTGGCGGATGGATTTGAGGGATTCGTCAAGGCTGGGACGACTGTCGGCGAATTTGACGAGGTCACTCTGTTTCAGAAGGGTCATGATTGCATCGAACGAAGAGACTCCAAGCTTGCGGAGATCGCGTTCGATCTCCTGCGTGACGGCTTCGAGCGCCCTGATGTGATAGTGCCGTTCGAGGTACTCGCGCATGATGCCGCTGAGCTGATCGTAGCACTCCACCGGAGCCAGGCCGCCGGAAAGCCGGCTGCCGAGTTTGCG comes from Chlorobium limicola DSM 245 and encodes:
- a CDS encoding VWA domain-containing protein, with translation MQEWISHIPRIELDEPLWLLLLPLLALAAWWMRRQEQKGRVAAVTFPDVERLRHEGLEAPLLLRRLPEWLRWTALVLGVAAMTRPQLVVKQTVAHSRGIDVILALDISESMQLKDAGGRSRLDAVKSVAREFVTRHSNDRIGVVVFKGKGYTLSPLTLDHRVTGMLIDNVSPDVIRDEGTAVGTAVLIAVNRLRASQSDQKVIILFSDGVSNAGEIDPVTAASFAAAQGIRIYTAGAGSASSASSALDEGELRRVALTAGGRYFRAGTSASLAEAFESIDRLEKSELTSPVTSNKSGMFVQLLLPALFLLLFEAMLSNTRLLRVP